The following proteins are co-located in the Cupriavidus pauculus genome:
- a CDS encoding polysaccharide deacetylase family protein, whose protein sequence is MRRLISRVAALALALSTGMAGAAGAGQPAGACRAGTLYLTFDTGSMSQAELIARTLRRHHIRATFFLANEPTVNKDSSLDPAWAPYWKALAADGHAFGTHTFDHVYLRGVRDGKVTMRPQFGAHAGRDTVMDQASFCAELRRSATAFQSMTGQPMVPLWRAPGGRTAPQTLAWAEQCGFRHVGWAPAGFLGDELSSEKFPNQALLDRALRDLRDGDITMAHLGIWSRKDAWAPAVLEPLITGLAQKGFCFATLRDHPQYKAWIAQQGAAR, encoded by the coding sequence ATGCGCAGGCTGATTTCGCGCGTTGCGGCGCTGGCGCTGGCCCTGTCCACCGGGATGGCCGGGGCGGCCGGTGCCGGGCAGCCCGCGGGCGCCTGCCGCGCGGGCACGCTGTACCTGACCTTCGACACCGGCAGCATGAGCCAGGCGGAACTGATCGCCCGGACGCTGCGCCGGCATCACATTCGCGCCACGTTCTTCCTGGCCAACGAGCCCACCGTCAACAAGGACAGCTCGCTGGACCCGGCCTGGGCGCCGTACTGGAAGGCGCTGGCGGCCGACGGCCACGCGTTTGGCACCCATACCTTCGACCACGTCTACCTGCGCGGCGTCCGCGACGGCAAGGTGACCATGCGCCCGCAGTTCGGCGCGCACGCCGGCCGGGACACGGTCATGGACCAGGCGTCGTTCTGCGCCGAGCTGCGCCGCAGCGCCACGGCGTTCCAGTCGATGACCGGCCAGCCGATGGTGCCGCTGTGGCGCGCGCCCGGCGGCCGCACCGCGCCGCAGACGCTGGCATGGGCCGAGCAATGCGGCTTCCGGCACGTGGGCTGGGCGCCGGCGGGCTTTCTGGGCGACGAGCTGTCTTCCGAGAAATTTCCTAACCAGGCGCTGCTGGACCGCGCGCTGCGCGACCTGCGCGATGGCGATATCACGATGGCGCACCTTGGCATCTGGTCGCGCAAGGACGCCTGGGCGCCGGCCGTGCTGGAGCCGCTGATTACCGGGCTGGCGCAGAAGGGCTTCTGCTTTGCCACGCTGCGCGACCATCCGCAGTACAAGGCGTGGATCGCGCAGCAGGGGGCGGCGCGGTGA
- the argA gene encoding amino-acid N-acetyltransferase, with amino-acid sequence MNARTDSPPQDPDPAATPPSVDPTADQNAVPMPSAAPATPIPSSVAGTESVENGGPDQQQFVDWLRAVAPYIHTFRGKTFVIAFSGELVKAGVLNALVNDVALLHAMGMHVVLVFGSRPQVEEQLALRNVQSQFADGVRITDNAALECAKEAAGELRLDIEAAFSQGLPNTPMAGAQLSVISGNFITARPVGIVNGVDYQHTGLVRKVDGDSMRMSLSHGKVVLLSPLGFSPTGQAFNLSMEDVASAAASALKADKLIFITEVPGVPDAVGKLMKEMSLRTAVERLQNNHLPPDVAYYLEHLVKALKGGVPRAHLIPFDMDGSVLLELFLHDGVGTMVSDTDLESLREATLDDVGGILQLIAPLEADGTLVPRGRHLIERDIDKFSVIEHDNVLFGCAALYEFPRENMGEMACLTVSAEAQGTGDGERLLKRIERRARALGLERLFVLTTRTEHWFLKRGFVHATVDDLPEDKRKLYNWQRKSMVLMKKL; translated from the coding sequence ATGAACGCCAGAACCGACTCCCCGCCGCAGGACCCCGATCCTGCCGCCACGCCCCCTTCCGTCGATCCGACGGCCGATCAGAACGCCGTCCCGATGCCCTCCGCCGCCCCCGCCACGCCGATCCCGTCGTCCGTTGCCGGCACCGAATCCGTCGAGAACGGCGGCCCGGACCAGCAGCAGTTCGTCGACTGGCTGCGCGCGGTGGCGCCGTACATCCACACGTTCCGCGGCAAGACCTTCGTGATCGCCTTCAGCGGCGAACTGGTCAAGGCCGGCGTGCTCAACGCGCTGGTCAACGACGTGGCGCTGCTGCACGCCATGGGCATGCACGTGGTGCTGGTGTTCGGCTCGCGCCCGCAGGTGGAAGAACAGCTCGCGCTGCGCAACGTGCAGTCGCAGTTTGCCGATGGCGTGCGCATTACCGACAACGCCGCGCTGGAATGCGCCAAGGAGGCCGCCGGCGAGCTGCGGCTGGACATCGAGGCCGCGTTCAGCCAGGGCCTGCCCAATACGCCGATGGCCGGCGCGCAGCTGTCGGTCATCTCGGGCAACTTCATCACGGCGCGCCCGGTGGGCATCGTCAATGGCGTGGACTACCAGCACACGGGCCTGGTGCGCAAGGTGGACGGCGATTCCATGCGCATGTCGCTGTCGCACGGCAAGGTGGTGCTGCTTTCGCCACTCGGCTTCTCGCCGACCGGGCAGGCGTTCAACCTGTCGATGGAAGACGTGGCCAGCGCCGCCGCCAGCGCGCTCAAGGCCGACAAGCTGATCTTCATCACCGAGGTACCCGGCGTGCCGGACGCCGTGGGCAAGCTGATGAAGGAAATGTCGCTGCGCACGGCCGTGGAGCGGCTGCAGAACAACCACCTGCCGCCCGACGTGGCCTATTACCTGGAACACCTGGTCAAGGCGCTCAAGGGCGGCGTGCCGCGCGCCCACCTGATCCCGTTCGACATGGACGGATCGGTGCTGCTGGAACTGTTCCTGCACGACGGCGTGGGCACCATGGTGTCCGATACCGACCTGGAAAGCCTGCGCGAGGCCACGCTGGACGACGTGGGCGGCATCCTGCAGCTGATCGCCCCGCTGGAGGCCGACGGCACGCTGGTGCCGCGGGGACGCCACCTGATCGAGCGCGACATCGACAAGTTCTCGGTGATCGAGCACGACAACGTGCTGTTCGGCTGCGCCGCGCTTTACGAATTCCCGCGCGAGAACATGGGCGAGATGGCCTGCCTGACCGTGTCCGCCGAGGCCCAGGGCACCGGCGACGGCGAGCGGCTGCTCAAGCGCATCGAGCGCCGCGCCCGCGCGCTGGGGCTGGAGCGGCTGTTCGTGCTCACCACGCGCACGGAGCACTGGTTCCTGAAGCGCGGCTTTGTCCATGCCACCGTCGACGACCTGCCCGAGGACAAGCGCAAGCTCTACAACTGGCAGCGCAAGTCGATGGTGCTGATGAAGAAGCTGTAA
- the hrpA gene encoding ATP-dependent RNA helicase HrpA, with product MSAQRPAKSVPAQPAEAASPKPSQHPAPREAGAGARPQQPPAAGQPPRPPRPPRTPRPPRPEGTPRPARPEGEGSGAGAAGSDRPGRPPRPPRAPQPVRLANPLPEITFPEALPVSARRDEIAQALLANQVVIVSGETGSGKTTQLPKIALSIGRGPARADKPGGGLIGHTQPRRIAATSTAKRIAQELGTPMGEHVGYQVRFNDTMSAGASVKLMTDGILLAETQNDPLLRAYDTLIIDEAHERSLNIDFLIGYLRQILPRRPDLKVIITSATIDAKRFAEHFARDGKPAPVIEVSGRLYPVEIRYRPIQEDQPPAGQGAAPRTERARERDLYDGIVDAVDELCRLGPGDVLVFLPGEREIREAAEALRKHHPPHTEILPLFARLSVQEQERVFRPSNARRIVLATNVAETSLTVPGIRYVVDTGLARVKRYSYRNKVEQLQVESISQAAANQRAGRCGRVADGVCIRLYEESDFLGRPRFTDPEILRSSLAAVILRMKALRLTDIEAFPFIEPPLGRAVADGYQLLQELGALDDDNRLTAIGRQLAKLPLDPRVARMILAARDQHCLREVLVIASALSVQDPRERPQEAQEAADQAHRKFMDEKSEFLGWVRLWKWFEEAVAHKKTNRQLQDQCRAHFLSHVRLREWRDVHSQLLTTVSEQGWRLNETEPTFEQVHKALLTGLLGNVGLKLDEADGKGREYLGARGIKFHLWPGSLIARKVGRWIIAAELVETSRLYARTLARVEPEWVEQVGRHLLKVSWSEPHWEKKAGQVLALERGTLYGLPVYQNRRVDFGPMNPQEAREIFLRSALVEGEFDTRLPFFAHNQRLVREIENLEHKSRRQDVLVDDALIYAFYDRAIPADIHNQVAFEQWYQAESARDRKLLYLNRDELMRHEAAGITTDLFPKVLPIAGIDMGLTYHFEPGSHRDGVTLTVPLYALNQVRPERTEWLVPGMIKEKVHLLLKSLPQKLRRHCVPLPDYAAGFVDRQPFGEGDLIDVLIADVREQTGTMIRRADFKLETLPVHHAMNFKVIDEHGRQLDMGRNLAQLRAELGGQAQQSFQTIAARDVPAAEAGQYENLTSWSFGELPELLEIRKGSQTLFGYPALVDRGDHCDVEVFDDPQEAARVHHAGLRRLFALQLREQVKFIEKNIPNLQQMAMQYMTLGTQEELRNQIVLMALERACLQPPLPRNEAEFNARKEEGRARLSLLAQEIARLVGSILAEFASLPRKLLQAKPFGSAYQDLEGQLSRLMTKSFVIDTPYTQLVHFPRYLKGMAMRVDKLKGDPARDAQRIQEMAPLVQQWQRAEKQLRTQGRGAVDERMDEFRWMLEELRIALFAQELRTPQPMSVKRLQKVWESMQR from the coding sequence ATGTCAGCACAACGCCCCGCAAAGTCCGTTCCGGCCCAGCCCGCCGAGGCTGCCTCTCCGAAGCCCAGTCAGCATCCCGCCCCCCGCGAGGCGGGCGCTGGCGCGCGGCCGCAGCAGCCACCCGCGGCGGGCCAGCCACCCCGTCCGCCCCGGCCGCCGCGCACCCCCCGTCCGCCCCGGCCCGAGGGCACCCCGCGCCCGGCCCGGCCGGAAGGCGAGGGTAGCGGTGCCGGCGCCGCCGGGTCCGACCGGCCGGGCCGGCCACCCCGGCCGCCGCGCGCGCCGCAGCCGGTGCGGCTGGCCAATCCGCTGCCCGAGATCACGTTTCCCGAAGCACTGCCGGTGTCGGCGCGGCGCGACGAGATCGCGCAGGCGCTGCTGGCCAACCAGGTGGTGATCGTCTCGGGCGAGACCGGCTCTGGCAAGACCACGCAGCTACCCAAGATCGCGCTGTCGATCGGCCGTGGCCCGGCGCGTGCCGACAAGCCCGGCGGCGGCCTGATCGGCCACACCCAGCCGCGCCGCATCGCCGCCACGTCGACGGCCAAGCGCATCGCGCAGGAACTGGGCACCCCGATGGGCGAGCACGTGGGCTACCAGGTGCGGTTCAACGACACGATGTCGGCCGGGGCGTCGGTCAAGCTGATGACCGACGGCATCCTGCTGGCCGAGACGCAGAACGACCCGCTGCTGCGCGCGTACGACACGCTGATCATCGACGAGGCGCACGAGCGCAGTCTGAACATCGACTTTCTGATTGGCTACCTGCGGCAGATCCTGCCCCGGCGGCCCGACCTGAAGGTCATCATCACGTCGGCGACGATCGATGCGAAGCGCTTTGCCGAGCATTTCGCGCGCGACGGCAAGCCCGCGCCGGTGATCGAGGTCAGCGGCCGGCTGTATCCGGTGGAAATCCGTTACCGGCCGATCCAGGAAGACCAGCCGCCCGCAGGCCAGGGCGCCGCGCCGCGCACCGAGCGCGCCCGCGAGCGCGACCTGTACGACGGCATCGTCGACGCCGTGGACGAACTGTGCCGGCTGGGGCCGGGCGACGTGCTCGTGTTCCTGCCCGGCGAGCGCGAGATCCGCGAGGCGGCCGAGGCGCTGCGCAAGCATCATCCGCCCCACACCGAGATCCTGCCGCTGTTCGCGCGGCTGTCCGTGCAGGAGCAGGAGCGCGTGTTCCGGCCGTCGAACGCGCGCCGCATCGTGCTGGCCACCAACGTGGCCGAGACGTCGCTGACGGTGCCCGGCATCCGCTATGTCGTCGATACCGGGCTGGCGCGCGTCAAGCGCTACTCGTACCGCAACAAGGTGGAACAGCTTCAGGTGGAGTCGATCTCGCAGGCGGCCGCCAACCAGCGCGCCGGCCGCTGCGGCCGGGTGGCCGACGGCGTCTGCATCCGCCTGTACGAGGAAAGCGATTTCCTGGGCCGCCCGCGCTTCACCGACCCCGAGATCCTGCGCTCGTCGCTGGCGGCGGTGATCCTGCGCATGAAGGCGCTGCGGCTGACCGACATCGAGGCATTCCCGTTCATCGAGCCGCCGCTGGGCCGGGCCGTGGCCGATGGCTACCAGCTGCTGCAGGAACTGGGCGCGCTCGACGACGACAACCGGCTGACCGCCATCGGCCGCCAGCTCGCCAAGCTGCCGCTGGACCCGCGCGTGGCCCGCATGATCCTGGCCGCGCGCGACCAGCATTGCCTGCGCGAGGTGCTGGTCATCGCCAGCGCGCTGTCGGTGCAGGACCCGCGCGAGCGCCCGCAGGAGGCGCAGGAGGCGGCCGACCAGGCCCATCGCAAGTTCATGGACGAAAAGTCCGAGTTCCTGGGCTGGGTCAGGCTCTGGAAGTGGTTCGAGGAGGCGGTGGCGCACAAGAAGACCAACCGCCAGTTGCAGGACCAGTGCCGCGCGCACTTCCTGTCCCACGTGCGGCTGCGCGAATGGCGTGACGTCCATTCGCAACTGCTGACCACGGTCAGCGAGCAGGGCTGGCGGCTTAACGAGACCGAGCCGACATTCGAGCAGGTGCACAAGGCGCTGCTGACCGGGCTGCTGGGCAACGTCGGGCTCAAGCTGGACGAGGCCGACGGCAAGGGCCGCGAGTACCTGGGCGCGCGCGGCATCAAGTTCCACCTGTGGCCGGGCTCGCTGATCGCCCGCAAGGTGGGCCGCTGGATCATCGCCGCCGAACTGGTGGAAACCAGCCGCCTCTACGCCCGCACGCTGGCGCGCGTGGAGCCCGAGTGGGTGGAGCAGGTGGGCCGCCACCTGCTCAAGGTGAGCTGGAGCGAGCCGCACTGGGAGAAGAAGGCCGGACAGGTGCTGGCGCTGGAGCGCGGCACGCTGTACGGCCTGCCGGTCTACCAGAACCGGCGCGTGGACTTCGGGCCGATGAACCCGCAGGAGGCGCGCGAGATCTTCCTGCGCAGCGCGCTGGTGGAGGGCGAATTCGACACGCGGCTGCCGTTCTTTGCCCACAACCAGCGGCTGGTGCGCGAGATCGAGAACCTGGAGCACAAGTCGCGCCGGCAGGACGTGCTGGTGGACGACGCGCTGATCTACGCGTTCTACGACCGCGCCATCCCGGCCGACATCCACAACCAGGTGGCGTTCGAGCAGTGGTACCAGGCCGAATCCGCCCGGGACCGCAAGCTGCTGTACCTGAACCGCGACGAACTGATGCGGCACGAGGCGGCCGGCATCACGACCGACCTGTTCCCCAAGGTACTGCCGATTGCCGGCATCGACATGGGACTGACGTACCACTTCGAGCCGGGCAGCCACCGCGACGGCGTGACGCTGACCGTGCCGCTGTACGCGCTGAACCAGGTGCGGCCCGAGCGCACCGAGTGGCTGGTGCCGGGCATGATCAAGGAAAAGGTGCACCTGCTGCTGAAGTCCCTGCCGCAGAAGCTGCGCCGCCACTGCGTGCCGCTGCCGGACTACGCGGCCGGGTTTGTCGACCGGCAGCCGTTTGGCGAGGGCGACCTGATCGACGTGCTGATCGCCGATGTCCGCGAGCAGACCGGCACGATGATCCGCCGCGCCGATTTCAAGCTGGAAACGCTGCCGGTGCACCACGCCATGAACTTCAAGGTGATCGACGAGCACGGTCGCCAGCTGGACATGGGCCGCAACCTGGCCCAGTTGCGCGCCGAACTGGGCGGGCAGGCCCAGCAGTCGTTCCAGACCATCGCCGCGCGCGACGTGCCGGCCGCCGAGGCCGGGCAGTACGAGAACCTGACGTCGTGGTCGTTCGGCGAACTGCCGGAACTGCTGGAAATCCGCAAGGGCAGCCAGACGCTGTTCGGCTACCCGGCGCTGGTGGACCGCGGCGACCACTGCGACGTGGAAGTCTTTGACGACCCGCAGGAGGCGGCGCGCGTGCACCACGCCGGGCTGCGGCGGCTGTTCGCGCTGCAGTTGCGCGAACAGGTGAAGTTCATCGAGAAGAACATCCCGAACCTGCAGCAGATGGCGATGCAGTACATGACGCTGGGCACGCAGGAGGAATTGCGCAACCAGATCGTGCTGATGGCGCTGGAGCGCGCGTGCCTGCAGCCGCCGCTGCCGCGCAACGAGGCCGAGTTCAACGCGCGCAAGGAAGAGGGGCGGGCGCGGCTGTCGCTGCTGGCGCAGGAAATCGCCCGGCTGGTCGGGTCGATCCTGGCCGAGTTCGCGTCGCTACCGCGCAAGCTGCTGCAGGCCAAGCCGTTCGGCTCGGCCTACCAGGACCTGGAAGGCCAGTTGAGCCGGCTGATGACCAAGTCATTCGTGATCGACACGCCATACACCCAGCTTGTGCACTTTCCGCGCTACCTGAAGGGCATGGCGATGCGCGTGGACAAGCTCAAGGGCGACCCGGCCCGCGACGCCCAGCGCATCCAGGAAATGGCGCCGCTGGTGCAGCAATGGCAACGCGCCGAGAAACAACTCCGCACCCAGGGCCGCGGCGCCGTGGACGAACGCATGGACGAATTCCGATGGATGCTGGAAGAACTACGCATCGCGCTGTTCGCCCAGGAACTCAGGACGCCGCAGCCGATGTCGGTGAAGCGGCTGCAGAAGGTGTGGGAGTCGATGCAGCGGTAG
- a CDS encoding sterol desaturase family protein — MWDAFTNWLNLWVGQIEATVFQDAILPVVYNLGFGGYAEDAFTGTEWLLVGLVQIAVMVLILGPLEKLRPVEPVTDRRAIRTDMLYTVIHRLGLFRLAMFFVLAPLMDGIEGHLRLLGWQRINVEDWWPGVTSVPLVSFFVYLLLFDLLDYWYHRLSHTYRWWWSLHALHHSQRQMTLWSDNRNHLLDDILRDAVFATVALGVGVEPSQYVLLVALSQLLQSLQHANLKLHFGWVGERLLVSPRFHRTHHAVGLGHEQAAADGRPVRLGGCNYGVIFPWWDMLFRTAVFTDAYYPTGIRDQLPPPTGRGRDYGAGFLAQQWLGIKRLLRLG; from the coding sequence ATGTGGGACGCCTTCACCAACTGGCTCAACCTCTGGGTCGGCCAGATCGAGGCCACGGTGTTCCAGGACGCCATCCTGCCCGTGGTCTACAACCTCGGCTTCGGCGGCTACGCCGAGGACGCCTTCACGGGCACGGAATGGCTGCTGGTGGGCCTGGTCCAGATCGCGGTGATGGTGCTGATCCTCGGGCCGCTGGAAAAGCTGCGCCCCGTGGAGCCGGTGACCGACCGCAGGGCCATCCGCACCGACATGCTCTATACGGTGATCCACCGGCTGGGGCTGTTCCGGCTGGCGATGTTCTTCGTGCTGGCGCCGCTGATGGACGGCATCGAGGGCCACCTGCGGCTGCTGGGCTGGCAGCGGATCAACGTCGAGGACTGGTGGCCGGGCGTGACGTCGGTGCCGCTGGTCAGCTTCTTCGTCTACCTGCTGCTGTTCGACCTGCTCGACTACTGGTACCACCGGCTGTCCCACACCTACCGCTGGTGGTGGAGCCTGCACGCGCTGCACCACAGCCAGCGCCAGATGACGCTCTGGAGCGACAACCGCAACCACCTGCTGGACGATATCCTGCGCGATGCCGTATTCGCCACGGTGGCGCTGGGCGTGGGCGTGGAGCCGTCGCAGTATGTGCTGCTGGTGGCGCTGTCCCAACTGCTGCAAAGCCTGCAGCACGCCAACCTGAAGCTGCACTTTGGCTGGGTGGGCGAGCGGCTGCTGGTGTCGCCGCGCTTTCATCGTACGCACCATGCCGTGGGCCTGGGCCACGAGCAGGCGGCGGCCGACGGCCGGCCCGTGCGGCTGGGCGGCTGCAACTACGGCGTGATCTTTCCGTGGTGGGACATGCTGTTCCGCACGGCTGTGTTCACCGACGCCTATTACCCCACCGGCATCCGCGACCAGCTGCCGCCGCCCACGGGCCGCGGCCGCGACTACGGCGCCGGCTTCCTGGCCCAGCAGTGGCTGGGTATCAAGCGCCTGCTGAGGCTGGGCTGA
- a CDS encoding beta-propeller fold lactonase family protein yields the protein MLALRRVVTVAVGVLALALVSAPAHAEVVTILNSGDASVTLIDKDTQKVLETFPVGKEPHHLIATPDEKSLIVANAVGNDLVFLDPVTGKVQQRVPNVDDPYQIGFSPDNKWFVATGNRLDRVDVYRWDGHQLKMAKQFSLPKTPSHIAFTADSKIAFITLQDSNQIAAIDLVTMNVMWIMEAGSAPAGIWVTPDQKYLLVGMTGADYVAVIDWRTRTVVKQIQTGKGAHNFRAVGDRRHLFLTNRVSGSISIIDQQTLSKVGDITGLLPGPDDMELTADGKTLWVTFRWARSVGLIDVASRKLVKTIRVGKSPHGIYFKTRAPLY from the coding sequence ATGCTCGCGTTGCGTCGTGTCGTAACAGTTGCGGTTGGCGTGTTGGCGCTGGCCTTGGTGTCCGCGCCGGCTCACGCGGAAGTGGTCACGATCCTCAATTCGGGTGACGCAAGCGTCACGCTGATCGACAAGGATACGCAGAAGGTGCTCGAAACCTTCCCGGTGGGCAAAGAGCCGCACCACCTGATTGCCACGCCGGACGAGAAGTCGCTGATCGTGGCCAACGCGGTTGGCAACGACCTCGTGTTCCTGGACCCGGTGACCGGCAAGGTGCAGCAGCGCGTGCCGAACGTCGACGACCCCTACCAGATCGGATTTTCGCCAGACAACAAGTGGTTCGTGGCCACCGGCAACCGGCTGGACCGCGTGGACGTGTACCGCTGGGACGGTCATCAGCTCAAGATGGCCAAGCAGTTCTCGCTGCCCAAGACGCCCAGCCACATCGCGTTCACGGCCGACAGCAAGATCGCCTTCATCACGCTGCAGGATTCCAACCAGATCGCCGCCATCGACCTCGTCACGATGAACGTGATGTGGATCATGGAAGCGGGCTCGGCGCCGGCCGGCATCTGGGTCACGCCGGACCAGAAATATCTGCTCGTCGGCATGACCGGCGCGGACTACGTGGCCGTGATCGACTGGCGCACGCGCACCGTGGTCAAGCAGATCCAGACCGGCAAGGGCGCCCACAACTTCCGGGCCGTGGGCGACAGGCGCCACCTGTTCCTGACCAACCGCGTGTCCGGGTCGATCAGCATCATCGACCAGCAGACGCTGTCGAAGGTGGGCGACATCACGGGCCTGCTGCCCGGCCCCGACGACATGGAACTGACCGCCGACGGCAAGACGCTCTGGGTGACGTTCCGCTGGGCGCGCTCGGTGGGGCTGATCGACGTGGCGAGCCGCAAGCTGGTGAAGACGATCCGCGTGGGCAAGTCGCCGCACGGCATCTATTTCAAGACCCGGGCTCCGCTCTACTGA
- a CDS encoding competence/damage-inducible protein A, with translation MGFGLIVIGDEILSGRREDKHMRRTIELLGARGLALDWAEYVGDERGRITATLRRTFAGPDVVFCTGGIGATPDDHTRQCAAAALGVELALHPEAREQIALRIAESANGDPVKADLNTPENQHRFKMGEFPVGSRIIPNSYNRIPGFSVADHHFMPGFPVMAWPMMEWVLDHYYTDLFHLDAEQSRAFYVFEAPESTLTPLMEQVEATFPGIRVFSLPSVGDVSRGDRFARRHIDLGVKGPADLVLPAYAMLLDGVRGMGFEIVEQ, from the coding sequence ATGGGTTTCGGATTGATTGTCATCGGCGACGAGATCCTGTCGGGACGCCGCGAGGACAAGCACATGCGCCGTACCATCGAACTGCTGGGCGCGCGCGGGCTGGCGCTGGACTGGGCCGAGTACGTGGGCGACGAGCGCGGGCGCATTACCGCCACGCTGCGGCGCACGTTTGCCGGCCCGGACGTGGTGTTCTGCACGGGTGGCATCGGCGCCACGCCGGACGACCATACGCGCCAGTGCGCGGCCGCCGCGCTGGGCGTGGAACTGGCGCTGCACCCCGAGGCGCGCGAGCAGATTGCGCTGCGCATCGCGGAATCGGCCAACGGCGATCCGGTCAAGGCCGACCTGAACACGCCCGAGAACCAGCACCGCTTCAAGATGGGCGAATTCCCGGTGGGCTCGCGGATCATCCCGAACAGCTACAACCGCATTCCGGGCTTCTCGGTGGCCGACCACCATTTCATGCCGGGCTTCCCGGTGATGGCGTGGCCGATGATGGAATGGGTGCTCGACCACTACTACACCGACCTGTTCCACCTGGACGCCGAGCAGTCGCGGGCGTTCTACGTGTTCGAGGCGCCGGAGTCGACGCTGACGCCGTTGATGGAGCAGGTGGAAGCCACGTTCCCGGGCATCCGCGTGTTCAGCCTGCCGTCGGTGGGCGATGTCAGCCGCGGCGACCGCTTTGCGCGGCGCCATATCGACCTGGGCGTGAAAGGGCCGGCGGACCTGGTTCTGCCGGCGTACGCAATGCTGCTGGACGGCGTGCGCGGCATGGGCTTCGAGATCGTCGAGCAGTAG
- a CDS encoding EI24 domain-containing protein: MNDILRSFGRAVAGQFHPRMLMLTVIPFVLATVLWGGLIWWGWDPIMGGARTLLEGSVFTSWIYSMLDWLGLQSLRTVVAPLFVLTLAIPLVIASMLVFISLFSVPAVVRHLERSYPDLHKAHGGSIAGSVFQALGNTVVFLLLIVVTMPLWLIPPFFALIPPVLWGWLTYRVMTYDALSEHATAEERKTLMKRHRMPLLMIGVAVGLLGSAPTLLWVWSAVIIFLFPVVLAGTLWLYVLIFIFSALWFGHFCLRALADLRAERAAAAPPPPPAGDVIDLAPSDVRRIGQP; the protein is encoded by the coding sequence ATGAACGATATCCTCCGCTCGTTTGGGCGTGCCGTGGCCGGCCAGTTTCATCCGCGCATGCTGATGCTGACGGTCATCCCCTTTGTCCTGGCCACCGTGCTCTGGGGCGGCCTGATCTGGTGGGGCTGGGACCCCATCATGGGCGGCGCCCGCACGCTGCTGGAAGGCTCGGTCTTCACGAGCTGGATCTATTCGATGCTCGACTGGCTGGGCCTGCAGTCGCTGCGCACCGTGGTGGCGCCGCTGTTCGTGCTGACGCTGGCGATTCCGCTGGTGATCGCGTCGATGCTGGTCTTCATCAGTTTGTTCTCGGTGCCGGCGGTGGTGCGGCACCTGGAGCGCAGCTATCCGGACCTGCACAAGGCGCACGGCGGCAGCATCGCCGGCAGCGTGTTCCAGGCGCTGGGCAATACGGTGGTGTTCCTGCTGCTGATCGTGGTGACCATGCCGCTGTGGCTGATTCCGCCATTCTTCGCGCTGATCCCGCCGGTGCTGTGGGGCTGGCTGACCTATCGCGTGATGACGTACGACGCGCTGTCGGAGCACGCCACGGCCGAGGAGCGCAAGACGCTGATGAAGCGCCACCGCATGCCGCTGCTGATGATCGGCGTGGCCGTGGGGCTGCTGGGATCGGCGCCGACCTTGCTGTGGGTCTGGTCGGCGGTCATCATCTTCCTGTTTCCGGTGGTGCTGGCCGGCACGCTGTGGCTCTACGTGCTGATCTTCATCTTCTCGGCGCTCTGGTTCGGCCATTTCTGCCTGCGGGCGCTGGCGGACCTGCGCGCCGAACGCGCGGCCGCGGCGCCGCCACCGCCGCCCGCGGGCGACGTGATCGACCTGGCGCCGTCGGACGTGCGCCGCATCGGACAACCCTGA
- a CDS encoding oxidative damage protection protein, with amino-acid sequence MARMVHCVKLNKEAEGLDFPPLPGDLGKKIWQNVSKEAWAGWLKHQTMLINENRLNMADVRARQYLLKQTEKYFFGEGADQAAGYVPPPSA; translated from the coding sequence ATGGCCCGCATGGTCCATTGCGTCAAGCTGAACAAGGAAGCCGAAGGTCTCGACTTCCCCCCGCTGCCGGGCGACCTCGGCAAGAAGATCTGGCAGAACGTGTCGAAGGAGGCCTGGGCCGGCTGGCTCAAGCACCAGACGATGCTGATCAACGAGAACCGCCTGAACATGGCCGACGTCCGCGCGCGCCAGTACCTGCTCAAGCAGACCGAGAAATATTTCTTCGGCGAAGGCGCCGACCAGGCCGCCGGCTACGTGCCGCCGCCCAGCGCCTGA
- a CDS encoding rhodanese-like domain-containing protein: protein MTTRDTLLQAAHDRQQQGQLAYYGALTPQEAYALLQADPRAVLVDVRTQAELDWVGGVAVPDEQFAHVEWSTYPGGTQNPNFVAELKARVPQDAPVLFLCRSAARSKHAARVATEAGYTLAMDVLEGFEGARDDAHHRKTVEGWCFRGLPWHGA, encoded by the coding sequence ATGACTACCCGAGACACGCTCCTCCAGGCCGCCCACGACCGCCAGCAACAGGGCCAGCTTGCCTACTACGGCGCCCTCACCCCGCAGGAAGCCTACGCCCTGCTGCAGGCCGACCCGCGCGCCGTCCTGGTCGACGTGCGCACGCAGGCGGAGCTGGACTGGGTGGGCGGCGTGGCCGTGCCGGACGAGCAGTTTGCCCATGTGGAGTGGTCGACGTACCCCGGCGGCACCCAGAACCCGAATTTCGTGGCCGAGCTGAAGGCCCGCGTGCCGCAGGACGCCCCGGTGCTGTTCCTGTGCCGCAGCGCCGCCCGCTCCAAGCATGCGGCGCGCGTGGCCACCGAGGCCGGCTACACGCTGGCGATGGATGTACTGGAAGGGTTCGAAGGCGCCCGCGACGACGCCCACCATCGCAAGACCGTGGAAGGCTGGTGCTTCCGCGGCCTGCCGTGGCACGGGGCCTGA